One genomic region from Pyrobaculum islandicum DSM 4184 encodes:
- a CDS encoding vWA domain-containing protein — MNELIDILASLYECLGGISVRSLIYAIADIYARSHLGVLDREKILEILAQNLAGSLRTSPGNAKKIIESAIDCIPNARVISPAPAIGSVGVEKAPTLAHVVNKYVSPDASPRVKLEVIRRINLPQEAVKEVEAKITARSEGFAYIKSAVKSIKQYYPYVSISDVDLIRTAMSIARKALQNKPISDTDIYIREYIHIVDKPIYIALDVSGSMKEYIGALTKLKVAKNAIARYLHQMAHLRGLVSLVLFNTDADFMWTPHPVNIYLRDMIEILKYIYAMGGTELASALELLQSHEISRDIVIITDGRTHDPDKVLNLAKRFKRLHIVATEKSQFLKSLAKTTGGKYRELTPTLNILEVLS; from the coding sequence ATGAATGAACTAATAGATATATTGGCTTCACTTTATGAATGTCTTGGAGGGATTTCTGTTCGTAGCTTAATCTACGCTATCGCAGATATATATGCCAGGTCGCATCTTGGGGTGCTGGATAGAGAGAAAATCCTAGAAATCTTGGCCCAGAATTTAGCTGGCTCGTTACGTACAAGTCCAGGAAACGCCAAGAAAATCATAGAAAGCGCAATAGACTGTATACCGAATGCTAGAGTGATTTCTCCAGCGCCAGCTATAGGGTCTGTAGGCGTTGAAAAAGCGCCGACGCTCGCCCATGTAGTAAATAAATATGTGTCTCCTGATGCATCACCACGCGTAAAACTTGAAGTTATAAGGAGGATAAATCTTCCACAAGAGGCTGTTAAAGAGGTTGAGGCTAAAATCACGGCACGTAGTGAGGGATTTGCATATATAAAATCGGCTGTAAAATCAATCAAACAGTACTACCCCTATGTCTCTATCTCAGATGTAGATTTGATTAGAACCGCCATGTCTATCGCTAGGAAAGCTCTACAGAATAAACCTATTTCGGACACAGATATCTACATACGTGAGTATATACACATAGTAGATAAACCTATCTATATAGCTCTAGATGTCTCAGGAAGCATGAAGGAATATATAGGAGCCTTGACAAAACTTAAGGTCGCAAAAAATGCCATAGCCAGATATCTACATCAAATGGCACATCTCCGCGGCTTAGTTTCTCTAGTCTTATTCAACACAGACGCCGACTTTATGTGGACTCCTCATCCCGTCAACATATACCTAAGAGATATGATAGAGATACTGAAATACATATACGCTATGGGCGGCACTGAGTTGGCCTCTGCGCTTGAGCTCTTACAAAGCCATGAAATCTCTCGTGATATTGTTATAATTACAGACGGAAGAACACACGATCCTGATAAGGTTTTAAACTTAGCCAAGAGATTTAAAAGACTTCATATAGTGGCGACAGAGAAAAGTCAATTCTTAAAATCGTTAGCTAAAACAACCGGTGGGAAATATAGGGAGTTGACACCCACACTAAATATACTTGAGGTACTTAGCTAG
- a CDS encoding DNA primase large subunit PriL codes for MSCNISISESACYFPFLNRSMAYLSRRGFSLDFVLTNSAFIEKAIERFKKSLGREPFNPRQCLDTPENIAVAARLALYIAAATKNTYILRRFIDSESKNFTILLRKIPGVQDPRCKIEIAKDLGIYAKQASEVVSGAIVAVYNLPMAVRWVSYLRYAPQDPYWAMINRPVIKGWVILPMEDFERLLEEAYEERMLQIVRENELAVGRIATAVDMTQLEDVIKKYAQRPVQLSYQQTEGKDPPCMQAIITALKNGENLPHTARFAITTYLIKRGWDLEQIVELFRSSPDFNEKITRYQVMHIAGQVGGRKEYAVPSCETMHTWGLCPTNLGCGVKNPLQYGRKSIIKKSP; via the coding sequence GTGAGTTGTAATATTTCCATAAGCGAATCGGCATGCTATTTCCCATTTCTTAACAGATCTATGGCCTATCTCTCTAGAAGAGGTTTCTCTTTAGATTTCGTACTTACAAATAGCGCTTTTATTGAGAAGGCAATAGAGCGGTTTAAAAAATCGCTAGGACGCGAACCGTTTAACCCCCGCCAGTGTTTAGACACACCAGAGAATATAGCTGTAGCTGCTAGGTTAGCTTTATATATCGCAGCTGCTACAAAAAATACGTATATATTACGAAGGTTTATAGATTCAGAAAGTAAAAACTTTACAATATTGTTGAGAAAGATACCAGGAGTACAAGATCCTAGATGTAAGATAGAGATAGCTAAAGACTTGGGCATATATGCAAAACAAGCAAGTGAAGTTGTCTCAGGCGCTATAGTAGCTGTATATAACCTACCCATGGCTGTTAGATGGGTATCTTACCTCAGATATGCACCGCAGGATCCCTACTGGGCTATGATAAATAGGCCGGTGATTAAAGGCTGGGTTATTTTACCTATGGAGGACTTTGAAAGACTCCTTGAGGAGGCTTATGAAGAACGCATGTTACAAATTGTGAGAGAAAACGAACTAGCTGTAGGTAGAATCGCTACAGCAGTCGACATGACACAGCTTGAGGACGTAATTAAAAAGTATGCCCAAAGACCCGTACAGCTGTCTTACCAACAAACAGAGGGGAAAGATCCTCCATGTATGCAAGCAATAATAACTGCGCTTAAAAATGGCGAAAATCTTCCTCATACAGCAAGATTTGCTATAACGACGTATTTAATTAAGAGAGGGTGGGATTTAGAACAGATAGTTGAGTTATTTCGCTCATCTCCTGACTTTAACGAAAAAATTACGCGGTATCAGGTAATGCACATAGCCGGCCAAGTTGGAGGGCGAAAGGAATATGCAGTACCTAGTTGTGAAACTATGCATACGTGGGGGCTTTGTCCAACAAACCTTGGTTGTGGGGTGAAAAACCCGCTTCAATATGGACGTAAATCTATAATTAAGAAGAGTCCATAA
- a CDS encoding AAA family ATPase: MKLSELLQRQPIDVPKLIRERIKQIGIEEIKTRVNRVLKGFDEVILDVLSGLMIGRPVVLVGTVGLGKTTLAETIAEILALGDPPYVEVACHSHMTAVDLTGDIDIAVALQAGFDHPLSYIPGPLVMAHGTVLVMDEINRLNPYAQAALLQAIQEHYIYIRGYRIRTDFALLGTANPSEYEGVYELSEALADRLKFVEVKMPDKELLKSILLWKAKETLGDLSAEVPPRLADILANFAHEARKMGYSLSVRSLSYALADATAFAWTQHREPSIRDLRKALISNLSYSIDVKESLINIFDKTLNE; the protein is encoded by the coding sequence GTGAAATTGTCAGAGTTACTGCAAAGACAGCCTATAGACGTCCCAAAGCTTATTAGAGAGAGAATTAAACAGATAGGCATAGAGGAGATTAAGACAAGGGTTAACCGCGTGTTAAAGGGTTTTGACGAAGTGATTTTAGACGTATTAAGCGGGCTGATGATAGGGCGGCCAGTGGTATTAGTCGGTACGGTCGGTCTTGGAAAAACTACGCTAGCTGAAACTATAGCAGAGATACTCGCGCTGGGGGATCCGCCATATGTTGAAGTAGCTTGTCATTCACATATGACTGCAGTAGATCTAACCGGCGACATAGATATAGCCGTGGCGCTACAAGCCGGCTTTGACCACCCTCTCTCCTACATCCCAGGGCCTCTCGTAATGGCGCATGGAACTGTATTGGTTATGGACGAGATAAACAGACTCAACCCCTATGCGCAAGCTGCCCTATTGCAAGCAATACAAGAGCATTATATATACATAAGGGGGTATAGAATACGTACAGATTTCGCGCTTTTAGGCACGGCAAACCCTAGCGAATATGAGGGCGTGTATGAGCTCTCGGAGGCACTTGCTGATAGGCTTAAATTCGTAGAGGTGAAGATGCCAGATAAGGAGTTACTAAAGTCGATACTGCTCTGGAAAGCCAAAGAGACTTTAGGCGACCTCAGCGCTGAGGTGCCTCCTAGACTTGCAGACATCTTAGCAAACTTCGCCCATGAGGCTAGGAAGATGGGCTACTCGTTGTCTGTTAGATCGCTTAGCTACGCCTTGGCAGACGCAACGGCCTTTGCTTGGACACAACATAGAGAGCCGAGCATACGCGACTTAAGAAAGGCCCTTATCTCAAATCTTTCGTATAGTATAGATGTAAAAGAGTCGCTGATTAATATATTTGATAAAACGTTAAATGAATGA
- a CDS encoding N-glycosylase/DNA lyase — MGEKQEFKQLVDTLVKYIDVILQLEKRDPQYHAVCRVVQNNDELTAARLTMLNALVSYRLTGRGEEHWEYFGWYFSRRVKDVCDDFLKYIETSPYLKIGIETRKKRVAKACGYVPKLEDLEKTLNDLSVLLNAKREQKTLVFAIKMLNYVYMCSRGVNRLLPFNIPIPVDYRIAYLTWCAKLIDIPPKEAIRRYKEVQGIWNKVAEKVGIPPLHLDTLLWLAGRTVIYGENIHGIPQEIIAVFQKREDCTPLSKSRGEISEE; from the coding sequence ATGGGAGAAAAGCAAGAATTTAAACAATTAGTAGATACATTAGTTAAATATATAGACGTTATTTTACAGCTTGAAAAAAGAGATCCGCAATATCATGCAGTATGTCGCGTAGTCCAAAATAACGACGAGCTAACCGCCGCAAGACTTACGATGTTGAACGCCCTAGTTAGCTACCGGCTTACTGGAAGGGGGGAGGAACATTGGGAGTATTTCGGCTGGTATTTTTCGAGAAGGGTAAAAGACGTCTGTGACGATTTCTTAAAGTATATAGAGACGAGTCCTTATCTTAAAATTGGCATAGAGACTAGGAAAAAGCGCGTAGCTAAGGCTTGTGGTTACGTGCCAAAGCTAGAAGATTTAGAAAAGACACTCAACGACCTCTCTGTTTTACTTAATGCAAAACGTGAACAAAAGACACTTGTGTTTGCCATAAAGATGTTAAACTATGTCTACATGTGTAGCAGGGGCGTTAATAGACTTCTGCCATTTAACATACCAATACCTGTTGACTACAGAATCGCATATTTAACCTGGTGTGCAAAGTTAATAGATATCCCGCCGAAAGAGGCTATAAGACGGTATAAAGAGGTACAGGGTATTTGGAATAAAGTTGCAGAAAAAGTGGGGATACCGCCTCTACACTTAGATACATTGCTTTGGCTGGCCGGACGGACGGTTATCTATGGCGAAAATATACACGGTATTCCACAAGAAATTATTGCCGTATTTCAGAAACGAGAAGATTGTACGCCTCTTTCAAAATCGCGCGGAGAGATTTCTGAGGAGTAA
- a CDS encoding aconitase X swivel domain-containing protein: protein MYMYYLADQRLKPLVKGRGHVSAEIVKLERPVSFLGDLDPKTGVLAGINIVGKILALPYVKGSTVGPYVLWNAAKRGKSPLAIVAEKPDLMLVTACVLAGVPLFEGRVDAKCINIDLETGAYEICK, encoded by the coding sequence ATGTACATGTACTACCTTGCCGACCAGCGGCTTAAGCCACTGGTAAAAGGGAGAGGCCACGTGTCGGCTGAGATAGTGAAGTTGGAACGGCCGGTCTCGTTTCTAGGGGATCTTGATCCAAAGACTGGAGTTTTAGCTGGCATAAATATAGTTGGAAAAATCTTAGCGCTTCCATATGTGAAAGGCTCGACTGTAGGCCCCTACGTGTTATGGAATGCTGCGAAGAGGGGGAAATCCCCGCTTGCTATTGTGGCAGAGAAGCCAGATCTAATGTTGGTGACCGCATGTGTTCTAGCAGGCGTGCCATTGTTTGAGGGGCGTGTAGATGCCAAATGTATAAATATTGACTTAGAGACCGGGGCTTATGAAATCTGTAAGTAG